One genomic region from Candidatus Saganbacteria bacterium encodes:
- a CDS encoding transposase, with translation MIRKKFDWEFKVRVALEAIKGDKSIAEISSEYKVHGTQIAAWKRRALVGMKDFFARGAKPMEESHEQELADLYAQIGRLKVENELQKKRSIRPGREGQDNHGAKQSSGA, from the coding sequence ATGATACGAAAGAAGTTTGATTGGGAATTCAAGGTGCGGGTGGCGCTGGAGGCGATAAAGGGAGACAAATCCATTGCGGAAATATCTTCGGAGTATAAAGTGCACGGCACACAGATTGCCGCTTGGAAACGGCGAGCGCTGGTAGGGATGAAAGATTTTTTTGCCCGGGGCGCCAAACCAATGGAAGAAAGCCACGAACAGGAGCTTGCCGATCTTTACGCGCAGATCGGCAGACTAAAAGTCGAGAATGAATTACAAAAAAAACGGTCTATCCGGCCGGGACGTGAGGGACAGGATAATCATGGTGCGAAACAATCATCCGGAGCTTAG
- a CDS encoding tetratricopeptide repeat protein, giving the protein MKKIFLVLGLLLLAAPAAFAVSFEDMDFAGVSLKAGPTEPIEGLSIAWVEAALYPKNIEKGQEVFVEVKLTSKVKKVVAEFDYNSVSERIELISDNGTNWSKVFKTPEKISTGVHIAKIIIEGKSCGKITRTLDFAVVKGRSVYASSPSYAVSVLKTASVMDEGEIVRQLLPGVKVLALFKAPFYRVVLSDSREGWVEASRVEEPTEQLNLLGYKSFLEKKYKQAENYYLQSIALDPSNVKAHFYLASTYKKLGKEDDAAIQLREVLRADPSHPGARDLAYVISRNYFNRAVNNYNLGYYNSAIAHFKRSLDLVPTMLSAWVKLGETYNKMGLIGDAYLAYTEALRVDPENREVKALLGLAKDSVPVASEKNLRQYTEVAAKIPLDTKIANDFVKDSVVLVQNSKTSKGTMVQSAVKSVLALTRSLGTKISEDGWHVNKQGKDFIVRYVCRQERNGKTETENFDWKVDTDKRSIVAMSENSKLLMNRW; this is encoded by the coding sequence ATGAAAAAAATATTTTTGGTATTAGGGCTTTTGCTTTTGGCTGCCCCTGCCGCATTTGCAGTTTCATTTGAGGATATGGATTTTGCGGGCGTGAGCCTCAAGGCAGGGCCTACAGAACCTATCGAGGGATTGTCGATCGCTTGGGTTGAAGCGGCATTATATCCAAAAAATATTGAAAAAGGCCAGGAAGTATTTGTCGAAGTGAAACTTACGTCAAAAGTCAAGAAAGTGGTTGCGGAATTCGATTATAATTCAGTAAGCGAGAGAATTGAGCTTATCTCCGACAATGGGACGAACTGGAGCAAAGTTTTCAAGACCCCCGAAAAAATATCCACCGGGGTTCATATCGCAAAAATAATAATTGAGGGAAAGAGCTGCGGGAAGATCACTCGCACTCTTGATTTTGCGGTTGTAAAGGGCCGATCAGTTTACGCGAGCTCCCCTTCATATGCGGTTTCTGTGCTGAAGACCGCCTCCGTGATGGATGAGGGCGAAATAGTCCGCCAGCTTCTTCCCGGCGTTAAAGTCTTGGCTCTATTTAAGGCGCCTTTCTATCGTGTTGTTCTTTCGGACAGCAGGGAGGGATGGGTTGAAGCCTCAAGGGTTGAAGAGCCTACTGAACAGCTAAACTTGCTCGGTTATAAGTCATTTTTGGAAAAAAAATATAAGCAGGCTGAAAATTATTATTTGCAATCGATAGCTTTGGACCCGTCCAATGTCAAAGCGCACTTTTACCTGGCAAGCACATACAAAAAACTTGGAAAAGAAGATGACGCGGCTATCCAACTTAGAGAAGTTTTGCGGGCCGACCCGTCGCACCCTGGAGCCCGCGACCTTGCGTATGTTATCTCTCGCAACTATTTTAATCGCGCAGTTAACAACTACAATCTGGGATATTACAATAGTGCAATAGCGCATTTCAAGAGGTCCCTTGACCTGGTCCCAACAATGCTTTCCGCATGGGTCAAGCTTGGCGAAACATATAATAAGATGGGATTAATTGGCGACGCATATTTGGCATACACCGAAGCATTGAGGGTTGACCCGGAGAATCGCGAGGTTAAGGCGCTTCTTGGGCTTGCTAAGGACTCTGTGCCTGTTGCATCCGAAAAAAATCTTAGGCAATATACTGAAGTTGCGGCAAAAATACCGCTTGATACGAAAATTGCAAACGATTTTGTCAAGGATTCTGTCGTGCTTGTGCAAAACTCCAAGACTTCGAAAGGGACGATGGTTCAATCGGCAGTAAAATCGGTTCTTGCGTTAACGCGGTCTTTGGGCACGAAGATATCAGAGGACGGATGGCATGTTAATAAGCAAGGCAAAGATTTTATCGTAAGATATGTTTGCAGGCAGGAGCGCAACGGAAAGACCGAAACAGAAAATTTTGATTGGAAAGTCGATACCGATAAGCGTAGTATAGTTGCGATGTCCGAAAATTCGAAGCTTCTGATGAATCGTTGGTAG
- the rfaD gene encoding ADP-glyceromanno-heptose 6-epimerase, whose translation MIILTGGAGFIGNCFLWKLNSEGETDILVVDHINSPLKKKNLSNKKFTDYIEKDEFIKLVESGKFKLDSKSAIFHIGACSSTTEINLDYLMSNNFEYSKTLAKLAFDNNIPFHYASSAATYGDGSLGYSDDDDLTLKLKPLNLYGYSKHIFDIWLIKNKLVGKVVGYRYFNVFGPNEYHKEDMRSLIVKAYEQIKRDSKIRLFKSYRPDYKDGEQKRDFVYVKDVVNIMYEFYRKRNVSGIYNIGTGKARTWNDLASAIFAALKMPVNIEYIEMPENIRDKYQYFTQADLSKLKKSGITSRFTPLEDSVSDYVNNYLEKSFAIL comes from the coding sequence ATGATCATACTCACAGGCGGCGCTGGATTTATCGGCAATTGCTTTCTTTGGAAATTAAATTCCGAAGGCGAAACCGACATCCTTGTAGTTGATCACATAAATTCCCCGCTTAAGAAGAAAAATCTTTCGAATAAAAAATTCACCGATTATATTGAGAAAGACGAGTTTATAAAATTGGTTGAAAGCGGGAAATTTAAATTAGATAGTAAAAGTGCTATTTTTCATATTGGCGCATGCTCATCAACTACAGAAATCAATCTTGATTATTTGATGTCGAATAATTTTGAGTATTCAAAAACTTTGGCGAAACTCGCTTTCGATAATAATATCCCGTTCCATTATGCGAGCTCCGCCGCGACTTATGGCGATGGGAGCCTCGGGTATTCCGACGATGACGATCTGACGTTAAAATTAAAACCTTTGAACCTTTATGGCTACTCAAAACATATATTCGATATATGGCTTATCAAAAACAAACTAGTTGGTAAAGTTGTGGGTTATAGATATTTCAATGTCTTTGGGCCGAACGAATATCACAAAGAGGATATGCGCTCATTAATTGTAAAAGCATACGAACAAATTAAAAGAGATTCAAAGATCCGTCTTTTCAAATCGTACAGGCCGGATTATAAGGACGGGGAACAAAAGCGGGATTTTGTTTATGTGAAAGATGTTGTAAATATTATGTATGAATTCTACAGGAAAAGAAACGTGTCAGGGATATATAATATCGGCACAGGGAAAGCGAGAACATGGAACGATCTGGCTTCCGCAATATTTGCAGCACTAAAGATGCCAGTTAATATAGAATATATAGAAATGCCGGAAAATATAAGGGACAAATACCAATATTTTACTCAAGCCGACCTTTCAAAATTGAAAAAAAGTGGCATTACAAGCCGCTTTACGCCTCTTGAAGATTCTGTTTCCGACTATGTTAATAATTACCTTGAAAAAAGCTTCGCAATACTGTAA
- a CDS encoding S-layer homology domain-containing protein: MKKFLFLLVFIVLICSFSWAISADIGEIGVGARPLGLGKAYAGFAGDASAIFLNPAGLCENSEMNIISMSGKLLNEISYISLGITNPVSFGTLGFGYINAGTSGIPLTTLSVTTTEVVINQYGATDYSSAIYYLSFANNLTSNLSYGTNIKVFTQGFSQTTGSLEGGTGLGTDLDFGIKWKPRNAISAGIMLQNILPTTFGGKFSWKSGFEEAIPAVVKVGSSFNVLGDDGFRAFRDQKLLFNLDLEMMPLHPRPGVWHAGLEYWLNPWLALRAGLDQKPKATESGIGIDNNMTGGVTLKHRGFSFDYAYHQYGDLTDNIAHFFSIGFQAEKEPKKLKEIIKEKVERIFKTELKEAKGLKHFNDIDEDYWAKDSIEYLAALGIMAGYPDNSFHPEQPLTRAELAALLVKAKGFEAAKPDQDLFPDVNIDHWAAPYIDMALKRKYISGYPDLKFRPWKEVVRAEAIVVFSKFAGLMEPSSISTNPFPDITQNHWAARFITAAKQAGLLEYLSGYNFEPEKSFTRAEAAEVLSKTEFAKEKIKELLKK, encoded by the coding sequence ATGAAGAAATTTTTGTTTCTTCTGGTATTTATTGTTTTAATATGCTCGTTTTCGTGGGCGATATCGGCCGACATCGGCGAGATCGGCGTCGGCGCCCGGCCTTTAGGCTTAGGGAAAGCTTATGCCGGATTTGCAGGCGATGCGTCCGCAATATTTTTAAACCCGGCAGGCCTCTGCGAAAATTCTGAAATGAACATCATTTCGATGTCAGGCAAGCTGTTGAATGAAATTTCATACATATCCCTTGGGATCACAAACCCTGTGTCATTCGGGACTTTGGGTTTTGGCTATATTAATGCGGGGACATCCGGGATCCCGCTTACGACGCTTTCAGTAACTACAACCGAGGTGGTTATAAACCAGTACGGGGCAACCGATTATTCTTCTGCAATATATTATTTATCATTTGCGAACAACCTAACCAGTAATTTATCTTATGGAACAAATATAAAAGTATTCACCCAGGGGTTCTCTCAAACCACAGGGTCTCTTGAAGGCGGAACGGGTCTTGGCACTGATCTTGATTTTGGGATAAAATGGAAGCCGAGGAATGCTATTTCTGCGGGCATCATGCTGCAGAATATTTTGCCGACGACCTTCGGCGGCAAATTTTCATGGAAGAGCGGCTTTGAAGAAGCGATCCCTGCAGTTGTTAAGGTTGGCAGTTCATTTAATGTACTGGGCGATGACGGGTTCCGTGCTTTCCGCGACCAAAAATTATTATTTAATCTCGATCTTGAAATGATGCCGCTGCATCCCAGGCCGGGGGTTTGGCATGCGGGGCTCGAGTATTGGCTTAATCCGTGGCTTGCTTTAAGGGCAGGCCTTGACCAAAAGCCAAAGGCTACAGAATCAGGCATTGGGATCGACAATAACATGACTGGCGGCGTGACCCTCAAGCACCGCGGGTTCAGTTTTGATTACGCATACCACCAATATGGGGACCTCACGGACAATATCGCGCATTTCTTTTCGATCGGGTTCCAGGCAGAAAAGGAACCCAAAAAATTGAAAGAAATAATTAAAGAGAAAGTCGAGAGAATATTCAAAACTGAATTAAAAGAAGCCAAAGGATTGAAGCATTTTAATGATATTGACGAAGATTATTGGGCGAAAGACTCGATAGAATACCTGGCTGCACTGGGAATCATGGCAGGTTATCCGGATAATTCTTTCCATCCGGAACAGCCTCTAACACGTGCTGAACTCGCGGCTCTTCTTGTTAAAGCTAAAGGGTTTGAAGCTGCAAAACCCGACCAGGACCTATTTCCTGATGTCAATATCGATCACTGGGCTGCTCCATATATCGATATGGCGCTGAAACGAAAATATATTTCGGGCTACCCTGACCTGAAATTCAGGCCTTGGAAAGAGGTGGTTCGAGCGGAGGCGATAGTTGTCTTTTCTAAGTTTGCCGGCCTTATGGAGCCCTCATCGATTTCTACAAATCCGTTTCCGGATATCACCCAAAACCATTGGGCCGCAAGATTTATCACCGCGGCAAAGCAGGCAGGCCTTCTTGAATATTTAAGCGGGTATAATTTTGAACCCGAGAAATCTTTCACCAGGGCCGAAGCGGCGGAAGTATTGAGCAAAACTGAATTTGCAAAAGAAAAGATCAAAGAACTCCTCAAAAAATAA
- the lepA gene encoding elongation factor 4 has product MSTEKIRNFSIIAHIDHGKSTLADRLLEYTGTIEKRQMKEQVLDTMDLERERGITIKAQAIRIEYNGYILNLIDTPGHVDFSYEVSRSLAACEGAILIVDATQGIEAQTLANAYLAINNNLTIIPVINKIDLQNAEVDKALEELKNVFGFKKEEAILASAKEGIGIKEILDAVIERVPPPVGDENAPLQALIFDSHYDIYRGVVAYVRIVNGTFKTGSRIRMMGSDLDYEVLELGTLKIGLVKRDSLSAGEVGYFISGVRNVRDCRVGDTVTDKSRPAYKPLPGYKPIKPMVYCGIFPVNAGDFEHLQDSLEKLQLNDAALFYEKETSSALGFGFRCGFLGLLHLEIIQERLEREYDLDLIATAPNVIYKINFKNKEPIFIDNPADFPDPSIIDSIEEPYCKLTLFTPSQYVGPLMEITNDKRGQFKGMEYLDPTRVMLNYEIPLSELISEYHDQMKSSSRGYASLDYELTGYKVSDLVKMDIMLNAEPVDALSTIVHREKAYSKGKLLVEKLKEVIPRHQFQIPVQASIGSKIIARENIAAMRKDVLAKCYGGDITRKRKLLEKQKAGKKRMKRIGSVDVPQEAFMAVLRLGK; this is encoded by the coding sequence ATGTCCACCGAAAAGATAAGAAATTTTTCAATAATCGCACATATTGACCACGGCAAATCGACCCTCGCCGACCGCCTTCTGGAATATACAGGGACGATCGAAAAAAGGCAGATGAAAGAACAGGTGCTCGATACGATGGATCTTGAGCGCGAACGCGGCATTACTATCAAGGCCCAAGCGATACGCATCGAATATAACGGGTATATTTTAAATCTTATAGATACGCCTGGGCATGTAGATTTTTCTTATGAAGTTTCAAGATCGCTTGCCGCATGCGAAGGAGCTATTTTGATCGTTGACGCGACGCAAGGCATCGAGGCCCAAACCTTAGCCAACGCCTATCTCGCGATAAATAATAATTTAACGATAATTCCCGTCATAAACAAGATCGACCTTCAGAATGCCGAAGTCGACAAAGCTTTAGAAGAATTGAAAAATGTTTTTGGGTTCAAAAAAGAAGAAGCAATATTGGCCTCCGCAAAAGAAGGTATTGGCATAAAAGAAATACTCGATGCCGTGATTGAAAGGGTCCCCCCGCCGGTTGGAGACGAAAATGCGCCCCTCCAGGCATTGATATTCGATTCACATTACGATATTTATCGCGGTGTAGTTGCGTATGTGAGGATCGTGAACGGAACTTTCAAGACGGGATCGCGCATACGGATGATGGGATCCGACTTGGATTATGAAGTTTTAGAGCTTGGGACGTTAAAGATTGGCCTTGTAAAAAGAGATTCATTAAGCGCGGGTGAAGTCGGATATTTTATTTCTGGTGTACGCAATGTGAGAGATTGCCGTGTTGGAGATACCGTGACCGACAAAAGCCGCCCTGCTTACAAGCCTTTGCCGGGATATAAGCCTATTAAGCCCATGGTCTATTGCGGAATATTCCCTGTAAATGCAGGAGATTTCGAACACCTGCAGGATTCGCTCGAAAAATTACAGTTAAACGATGCGGCATTGTTTTACGAAAAAGAAACCTCATCGGCTCTTGGCTTCGGGTTCCGATGCGGATTCTTGGGCCTTCTGCATTTGGAGATAATCCAAGAAAGATTGGAGAGGGAATATGATCTCGACCTGATCGCGACCGCTCCAAACGTTATTTACAAGATCAATTTCAAGAACAAAGAACCGATTTTTATTGATAATCCCGCCGATTTCCCAGACCCGTCAATCATAGATTCCATAGAAGAGCCTTATTGCAAATTAACTCTCTTTACCCCAAGCCAATATGTCGGGCCTCTTATGGAAATTACTAATGACAAACGCGGGCAATTCAAGGGTATGGAATATCTTGATCCGACAAGGGTAATGCTTAACTATGAGATCCCTTTGTCGGAATTGATATCGGAATATCACGATCAGATGAAATCATCATCTCGAGGATATGCGTCGCTCGACTATGAACTGACCGGATACAAAGTTTCCGACTTGGTTAAAATGGATATAATGCTTAATGCGGAGCCTGTCGATGCTCTTTCGACGATAGTTCATCGCGAAAAAGCTTATTCAAAAGGAAAACTGCTCGTTGAAAAATTAAAAGAAGTGATCCCTCGCCACCAATTCCAGATCCCTGTCCAGGCATCGATCGGAAGCAAAATTATCGCGCGCGAAAATATTGCCGCAATGAGGAAAGATGTTTTGGCCAAATGCTACGGCGGGGACATTACTCGAAAACGAAAACTTTTGGAGAAACAGAAAGCCGGTAAGAAGAGAATGAAGCGCATAGGATCCGTAGATGTTCCGCAAGAAGCGTTTATGGCTGTGCTGCGCCTGGGGAAATGA
- the hemW gene encoding radical SAM family heme chaperone HemW: protein MTNDQHGINSIYIHIPFCKQKCSYCDFVSYAGKDDLIDKYVDALCEEISTPSSFLLLGKGENAEQSEASGGTIYFGGGTPTLLKPKHFEKIIKALTPSLRSSPLPLGEGLGVRALEVTIETNPGTVDKEYLVELRKLGINRISFGAQSFNEKHLKLLGRIHDSKQIFNAVEDARAAGFDNLSLDLIFAIPDQTLDEWKEDLRAATSLCPEHVSTYNLQIELGTPLFDRVSHHALRITSEDLDADMYEYSIEQLTANGFRHYEISNFAKPGFECQHNINYWKMRNWIGIGAGAHSHVNGNRWNNTGSVEEYISTPSCLAKLDILPLDKGEKKSGGEVIFMGLRLLEGLDISKFEGFESEVTDLRKDGLLEESDNKIRLTKKGLFLGNLVFEKFV from the coding sequence ATGACCAATGACCAACATGGTATAAATTCTATATATATACACATTCCTTTCTGCAAGCAAAAGTGCTCGTATTGCGATTTTGTTTCGTATGCGGGAAAAGATGATCTAATAGATAAATATGTCGATGCTCTTTGCGAAGAGATCTCCACCCCCTCTTCTTTTCTCCTCCTTGGTAAGGGGGAGAATGCCGAGCAGAGCGAGGCAAGTGGGGGCACCATCTACTTTGGCGGCGGAACCCCCACTCTACTCAAACCAAAGCATTTTGAAAAGATAATCAAAGCCCTCACCCCTTCGCTTCGCTCTTCCCCTCTCCCATTGGGAGAGGGGTTAGGGGTGAGGGCACTTGAGGTCACAATAGAAACCAATCCCGGCACGGTCGACAAAGAATATCTTGTTGAATTAAGAAAACTTGGTATCAATAGAATTTCGTTCGGCGCGCAGAGCTTCAACGAAAAACATTTGAAACTTTTAGGCCGAATCCACGATTCTAAACAAATTTTTAATGCGGTCGAAGACGCGCGGGCGGCTGGATTTGATAATTTGAGCCTTGATCTCATCTTTGCGATCCCAGATCAAACTCTTGATGAATGGAAAGAAGATCTAAGAGCCGCCACGTCGCTTTGTCCCGAGCATGTTTCTACCTACAATCTACAGATCGAACTTGGGACTCCACTTTTTGATCGCGTCTCGCATCACGCATTACGCATTACGTCGGAAGACCTCGATGCTGATATGTACGAATACTCAATAGAACAGCTTACAGCAAACGGCTTTCGGCATTATGAGATCTCAAATTTCGCGAAACCTGGTTTTGAATGCCAACATAATATCAATTATTGGAAAATGAGGAATTGGATCGGTATTGGCGCCGGGGCGCACTCTCATGTAAACGGGAACAGGTGGAATAATACTGGATCGGTAGAAGAATACATCTCTACCCCCTCTTGTCTCGCAAAGCTCGACATTCTCCCCCTTGATAAGGGGGAGAAAAAAAGTGGGGGTGAAGTCATTTTCATGGGACTTAGGCTTCTTGAAGGGTTAGACATATCAAAGTTCGAGGGTTTCGAATCCGAAGTAACTGACTTAAGAAAAGACGGCTTGCTTGAAGAATCCGATAACAAGATACGGCTTACCAAGAAAGGCCTATTCCTCGGAAACCTCGTTTTCGAAAAGTTCGTATAG
- the grpE gene encoding nucleotide exchange factor GrpE → MAEEENNKEAVNEKTELDILKDKYLRALADFDNYKKRQAVEQENFVQFANENIIRELLPILDNFSRAIVSSKSHKDALIKGIALVKKQLEDTLSKFGVKEIQSMGLLFDPNIHEAILQKESDQPENTIIEETQKGYLLNGRVIRPAMVIVSKGGKSNG, encoded by the coding sequence ATGGCTGAAGAAGAGAACAACAAAGAAGCTGTGAACGAAAAGACAGAACTGGATATCCTAAAGGATAAATATCTTCGCGCACTGGCCGATTTTGATAATTACAAGAAGCGCCAGGCGGTAGAACAGGAAAATTTTGTCCAGTTCGCCAATGAAAACATCATTAGGGAATTGCTTCCGATCCTGGATAATTTTTCAAGGGCGATAGTCTCGTCGAAATCCCACAAAGATGCGCTCATAAAAGGAATTGCTCTGGTAAAAAAACAATTGGAAGACACGCTTAGCAAATTCGGGGTGAAGGAAATCCAATCAATGGGGCTTTTATTTGACCCGAATATCCACGAAGCGATCTTGCAGAAAGAATCCGATCAGCCTGAAAACACAATAATCGAGGAAACACAAAAAGGATATTTATTGAACGGCCGAGTTATAAGGCCGGCAATGGTCATAGTAAGTAAAGGAGGAAAAAGTAATGGTTAA
- the dnaK gene encoding molecular chaperone DnaK gives MVKEKIIGIDLGTTNSCVAVMMGGEPVVIPNTEGGRTTPSIVSFSKEGERIVGQVAKRQAITNAQNTIFSIKRFMGRRFNEVGQELKYVPYQVIEGQNSAASVNISGKTYSPPEISAMILQKLKQSAEDYLSEKVAKAVITVPAYFNDAQRQATKDAGTIAGLDVVRIINEPTAASLAYGLDKKKNEKIAIYDLGGGTFDISILEIGDGVFEVKSTNGDTHLGGDDFDQKIIQWLAEEFKKESGIDLSRDRMALQRLKEAGEKAKIELSTAVETEINLPFITADASGPKHLVVKLTRSKLEQIVSDLIQRSIIPCRQALTDAGVSAAEIDEVILVGGQTRMPRVQEEVKQFFGKEPHKGVNPDEVVAIGAAIQGGILAGEVKELVLLDVTPLTLGIETLGSIMTPIIERNTTIPTSKSQVFSTAADGQTSVEIHVLQGERPMAADNRTLGRFHLDGIPPAPRGIPQVEVTFDIDANGILNVKAKDKGTNKEQKITITSSSGLSKDDIEKMKKEAQSNEADDKKKKEEIETRNQADTMVYSVEKTLKESGDKADPATKEKVEKEVNEMKEALKGGDPGKIKSQLEKMQQAVYEMSAQIYKAQEAQKGSPSEAPTDAGAQEGKTVDAEYEMKDDK, from the coding sequence ATGGTTAAGGAAAAAATTATCGGTATCGATCTGGGTACGACAAATAGCTGTGTGGCGGTAATGATGGGCGGAGAACCGGTCGTAATCCCAAATACCGAGGGAGGACGCACGACCCCTTCCATTGTGTCGTTTTCTAAAGAAGGCGAAAGGATCGTAGGACAGGTCGCAAAACGACAAGCGATAACAAACGCGCAAAACACTATATTTTCGATAAAAAGGTTCATGGGGCGGAGGTTCAATGAGGTCGGACAAGAACTCAAGTATGTCCCTTATCAAGTGATCGAAGGGCAAAATTCCGCGGCATCGGTTAATATTTCGGGAAAAACATATTCTCCTCCGGAAATATCCGCAATGATCCTCCAAAAATTAAAGCAATCAGCGGAAGATTACCTTTCAGAAAAAGTGGCAAAAGCCGTGATCACAGTGCCTGCATATTTCAATGACGCGCAAAGGCAGGCCACCAAGGATGCCGGCACAATTGCGGGACTTGATGTAGTTAGGATCATTAACGAACCGACAGCGGCTTCCCTTGCCTACGGCCTCGACAAGAAAAAGAACGAAAAGATCGCGATCTATGATCTCGGCGGCGGGACATTTGACATCTCGATCCTCGAGATCGGCGACGGCGTTTTTGAAGTAAAGTCGACCAACGGCGACACGCATTTGGGCGGGGACGATTTCGACCAAAAGATCATCCAATGGCTCGCGGAAGAATTCAAAAAGGAAAGCGGTATCGACCTTTCGCGGGACCGAATGGCCCTGCAAAGATTAAAGGAAGCTGGAGAAAAAGCAAAGATCGAATTATCGACCGCCGTAGAAACAGAGATCAACTTGCCCTTTATTACCGCGGATGCTTCGGGGCCTAAGCATCTTGTCGTTAAACTTACACGCTCAAAACTGGAACAGATCGTCTCGGACCTTATCCAAAGATCAATAATCCCTTGCAGGCAGGCATTAACAGACGCTGGCGTCAGCGCAGCTGAAATAGACGAGGTAATCCTCGTCGGCGGCCAAACCCGCATGCCGCGCGTTCAAGAAGAGGTCAAGCAATTTTTCGGGAAGGAGCCGCATAAGGGTGTTAATCCTGACGAAGTCGTGGCAATTGGCGCCGCGATCCAGGGAGGAATACTCGCAGGCGAAGTCAAAGAACTGGTCCTGCTTGACGTGACGCCTTTAACTCTTGGGATCGAAACTTTAGGCAGCATTATGACCCCGATCATTGAGCGCAACACAACAATACCTACAAGCAAGTCGCAAGTATTTTCGACGGCGGCTGACGGGCAGACATCAGTTGAAATACACGTCTTGCAGGGAGAACGCCCAATGGCCGCGGACAACAGGACACTTGGACGGTTCCATTTGGACGGCATTCCTCCGGCGCCGCGCGGCATCCCGCAAGTCGAGGTCACATTCGATATAGACGCGAACGGGATATTGAACGTCAAAGCAAAAGACAAAGGCACGAATAAGGAACAAAAGATCACGATCACATCGTCATCCGGGCTTTCAAAAGATGACATTGAAAAGATGAAAAAAGAAGCCCAATCCAACGAAGCAGACGATAAAAAGAAAAAAGAAGAAATTGAAACGCGGAACCAGGCGGACACCATGGTATATTCCGTCGAAAAAACACTTAAAGAATCAGGGGACAAGGCGGACCCGGCGACAAAAGAAAAAGTGGAAAAAGAAGTAAATGAGATGAAAGAGGCCTTGAAAGGCGGAGATCCAGGGAAGATCAAGTCACAGCTTGAAAAAATGCAGCAGGCAGTGTATGAGATGTCGGCCCAAATATATAAAGCGCAGGAAGCTCAAAAAGGCTCGCCCTCCGAAGCTCCGACGGATGCCGGGGCGCAGGAGGGGAAAACAGTTGATGCCGAGTACGAGATGAAGGATGACAAGTAA
- the dnaJ gene encoding molecular chaperone DnaJ, whose product MTSKKDYYESLGISKGASDSDIKKAFRNMARKYHPDVNKESSSSEKFKEINEAYQVLSDPRKRQHYDNYGSSGFEGGAQGFSGFDFGENFSNFEGFSDIFDVFFGGGRGKKRSGRQPGDDLRYDLDLSLEEVLKGIEKEIEISHLTSCQTCKGSGAKPGSNPVKCSQCGGSGQIRQMQRTPLGAFTSVVTCPACRGRGETVSTPCPACSGSGRVRTKHKIKVKVPAGVESGIKLRVNGAGDTGVHGGTPGDLYVFLNVKPHNIFEREGMNIYYKKVITFVTAALGSEIDVPTLDGKATLRIPAGTQNNTTFKFKGKGLPSLENRGYGDLLIIVEIETPTNLTSEQKEILEKFGKLRGEARA is encoded by the coding sequence ATGACAAGTAAAAAAGATTACTACGAATCCTTGGGGATCTCAAAAGGCGCTTCCGATTCCGATATCAAAAAAGCGTTCAGGAATATGGCGCGCAAGTACCACCCTGATGTGAACAAAGAATCCAGTTCTTCCGAAAAATTCAAAGAAATTAACGAGGCCTACCAGGTCTTATCCGACCCTAGAAAGCGACAGCATTACGACAATTATGGGTCTTCAGGATTTGAAGGCGGCGCTCAAGGATTTTCAGGGTTCGACTTCGGCGAAAATTTTTCTAATTTTGAGGGCTTTTCCGATATTTTTGATGTATTTTTCGGCGGCGGGCGCGGCAAGAAAAGGTCCGGCAGACAGCCTGGCGACGACCTTCGCTATGACCTTGACCTATCATTGGAAGAAGTCTTAAAAGGCATTGAAAAAGAAATAGAGATATCACACTTAACCTCATGCCAAACATGCAAAGGGTCAGGCGCAAAACCCGGGAGCAATCCTGTCAAATGTTCTCAATGCGGAGGTTCGGGGCAAATAAGGCAAATGCAAAGAACCCCGCTTGGCGCTTTTACATCTGTTGTCACCTGCCCTGCCTGCCGCGGCAGGGGCGAAACAGTTTCAACGCCATGCCCTGCATGCAGCGGATCGGGAAGGGTCAGAACAAAACACAAGATCAAAGTAAAAGTGCCGGCTGGCGTTGAAAGCGGAATAAAGCTTAGGGTTAATGGCGCGGGAGACACTGGTGTACACGGTGGAACGCCAGGCGACCTATATGTATTCTTAAATGTCAAACCTCATAATATTTTTGAGCGCGAGGGAATGAATATTTATTATAAGAAAGTGATTACCTTTGTCACAGCGGCGCTCGGATCAGAGATCGATGTCCCGACTTTAGACGGAAAAGCAACGCTTAGGATACCGGCCGGGACCCAGAATAATACAACCTTCAAATTTAAAGGGAAAGGGCTTCCAAGCCTCGAAAACCGAGGATATGGCGATCTGCTTATAATTGTTGAGATAGAAACCCCAACAAATTTAACATCCGAACAGAAAGAAATACTGGAAAAATTCGGAAAACTTCGCGGTGAGGCTCGTGCATAG